GAACGTGAAACCCTCCGGAACAGGAACTCACCTTTATCCTTTTTAAAGTCGAGTGCGTCCTGTTTGTCCGTCACAATCTCCTTCATGTTGACAACACTGCGGTGCTTCAGCTGCCGTAAGATCTTGATCTCTCTTATGGCTGTGATGGGGAATCCTTCCTTCTCATTGTCCAGACGCACTTTCTTCAAAGCGACCAACTCGcctgacaaaacaaacagaacgtCCCATCAGTCATCACTTCCTGATGAGCGGTGACATGAAGACGACCCGTCCTCACCCGTGTCTTTGTCCTTCGCCTTGTACACTTGGCCGTAGGTGCCTTCTCCTATGATGCCGATAATATCAAATTTGTCTACACAGCGTTTGCCCCAGTCACTCAGGTTATGCTTACGCTCGCCATATCGAGGGCAACAAATCCTGGAACCGAAAGGGAAAGAAAAACGTTAATCGTATGATCGGGTATGGAATGGAGGTAAAGACAAAGATCCTGACTTTGGTCTCTTCTTGAGGGTCGTTTGGGTTAACAGTGGAGGAGGCTGGCGAACGGGGGACTGTGGGGGGGAGGAATCTGCTCCTGCCAGGGTGGGGGGCAGAGGAAGGTCGATGATAGACGTGCGGCTGCGAAGTTCTCGGTCTTTTCTCCTCTGAGGAGGGGTGGACTTCTTTGGACTGGAAgagacaaaaatgaatcaacCTCAAGTGTGACCAGCTAATAATGTGACTGGATAATGgaggctttttattttgtttttatgctattttggaggttcgctaatatttcagctacatgctagctgttgttgctaatttaggcttttttggtatttatgctatttttaagtttagctaatatttcagcaacatgctagttgaagatgtttttgtttttatgctactttagagtttagctaatatttcagctacatgctagctatttttgatAATTAAGGCTTTAGTTTTTCAGTATATTtgggagtttggctaatatttcagctaagagcaagttgtttttgctaatttaagattttttttgtttgtttttatgctattttagagtttagctaatatttcagctacaagcttttgATACTTTAGGCTTTTATGCTATTTAggaacttagctaatattttagctttatgctagctcttttttaatgctagctagctcttttggctaactttggaggttagctaatatttcagctacatgctagctgttgttgctaatttaggttttttttgtttttatgctactttaaagtttagctaatatttaagctttatgctagctcttttttaatgctagctagctcttttggctaactttggaggttagctaatatttcggctacatgctagctgttgttgctaattttgtttttttttgtttttatgctactttaaagtttagctaatatttaagctttatgctagctcttttttaatgctagctagctcttttagctaacttttaagtttagcaaatatttcagctacatgctagttgtttctgctaatttagaaagtttttttgtttcatgctattttaagtttagctaatatttcagcattatgctagttcaagatgtttttgtttttatgctattttaggagtttagctaatatgcagctacatgctagctgtttttgataATGTAGGCTTTTCTGtcgtttttaggctgtttaagtttagctaatatttcagctacgagctagttgtttttgttcattaaagattttttttgtttttgtttgtatggtattttagagtttagctaatatttcagctacatgcttttggtaatttagggtTTCAGGCTTTTtaggaatttagctaacattttagctttatgttagctCTTTTTGCTaatacctttttttccccttttcatttttttaggctattttgcagtttgcctaatattttagcttgctattagccttagcgtttttagctgttgcttcagcatttttagcgatcaatttcagcatcttagccatcagcactagcatcttcagcggccacgtttagcttacagcattcacagtagcattatagcaggtattgctatgta
This sequence is a window from Oryzias melastigma strain HK-1 unplaced genomic scaffold, ASM292280v2 sc01938, whole genome shotgun sequence. Protein-coding genes within it:
- the LOC112138837 gene encoding cyclin-dependent kinase 12 (The sequence of the model RefSeq protein was modified relative to this genomic sequence to represent the inferred CDS: added 245 bases not found in genome assembly) yields the protein GNAQDSPKKSTPPQRRKDRELRSRTSIIDLPLPPTLAGADSSPPQSPVRQPPPLLTQTTLKKRPKICCPRYGERKHNLSDWGKRCVDKFDIIGIIGEGTYGQVYKAKDKDTGELVALKKVRLDNEKEGFPITAIREIKILRQLKHRSVVNMKEIVTDKQDALDFKKDKGAFYLVFEYMDHDLMGLLESGLVQFSHEHVRSFMRQLMEGLDYCHKNNFLHRDIKCSNILLNNRGQIKLADFGLARLYNSEESRPYTNKVITLWYRPPELLLGEERYTPAIDVWSCGCILGELFTKKPIFQANQELLQLELISRL